The following are from one region of the Microbacterium sp. cx-55 genome:
- a CDS encoding ANTAR domain-containing response regulator yields the protein MTDLDAPANTPSAPRRVVVAEDESLIRLDIVEILRDNGFDVVGEAGDGETAVQLATDLRPDLVIMDVKMPQLDGISAAEKLSKNHIAPVVLLTAFSQKELVERASEAGALAYVVKPFTPNDLLPAIEIALARYEQIITLEAEVADMVERFETRKLVDRAKGLLNEKMGLSEPEAFRWIQKASMDRRLTMQDVAKAIIEQLAAKK from the coding sequence GTGACTGACCTGGATGCCCCCGCCAACACGCCGTCCGCACCCCGCCGCGTGGTGGTCGCAGAGGACGAGTCGCTCATCCGTCTCGACATCGTCGAGATCCTGCGCGACAACGGTTTCGACGTCGTCGGCGAAGCCGGAGACGGTGAAACCGCCGTGCAGCTGGCGACCGACCTCCGCCCTGACCTCGTGATCATGGACGTGAAGATGCCGCAGCTCGACGGCATCAGCGCCGCCGAGAAGCTGAGCAAGAACCACATCGCTCCCGTCGTGCTGCTGACCGCGTTCAGCCAGAAGGAGCTCGTCGAGCGGGCCAGCGAAGCCGGCGCTCTCGCGTACGTCGTGAAGCCCTTCACGCCCAACGACCTGCTGCCCGCGATCGAGATCGCCCTCGCCCGATACGAGCAGATCATCACGCTCGAGGCCGAGGTCGCCGACATGGTCGAGCGCTTCGAGACCCGCAAGCTCGTCGACCGGGCCAAGGGTCTGCTTAACGAGAAGATGGGCCTCAGCGAGCCCGAGGCCTTCCGCTGGATTCAGAAGGCATCCATGGATCGCCGTCTCACCATGCAGGACGTCGCGAAGGCCATCATCGAACAGCTGGCCGCGAAGAAGTAG
- a CDS encoding transposase, which translates to MAGIEDEADAVAAALYGLSPTQFTAARNAAAASASGAAASTIKAFRKPAVSAWAVNILVREGQLAEAIELSAALRDAQDDLDAKELTQLGRQRRQLVASLAKRAADLAQAAGTPLSPSARDAVTQTINAAVVDEVVAAAVLTGRLLAPLEAGQLDGEAVSEYVAGSAPDGAARAASPVRNDLAERRARKAAEDAARTAEHAASAAVRDAERADARSAKAEEQARSLRARADDLRVALDRAVADAEAAASDAERLRRESAEARSRAGAAEREAERARNAVPWRP; encoded by the coding sequence ATGGCCGGCATCGAGGACGAAGCGGATGCGGTGGCCGCCGCGCTCTACGGTCTTTCGCCCACCCAGTTCACGGCCGCGCGGAACGCGGCGGCGGCATCCGCATCCGGAGCTGCGGCTTCGACGATCAAGGCTTTTCGGAAGCCCGCGGTCTCCGCATGGGCGGTGAACATCCTGGTCCGCGAGGGGCAGCTCGCCGAGGCCATTGAGCTCTCGGCCGCCCTCCGCGACGCGCAGGATGATCTGGACGCGAAGGAGCTCACGCAGCTGGGTCGGCAGCGCCGACAGCTCGTCGCGTCGCTCGCGAAGCGGGCGGCGGACCTCGCCCAGGCGGCGGGCACGCCCCTGAGTCCGTCGGCCAGAGACGCGGTCACCCAGACCATCAACGCGGCCGTCGTGGATGAGGTGGTCGCCGCGGCGGTGCTGACGGGCCGGCTGCTCGCACCGCTCGAGGCGGGCCAGCTCGACGGTGAGGCCGTGAGCGAGTACGTGGCCGGCTCGGCGCCCGACGGCGCAGCTCGGGCGGCGAGCCCGGTGCGGAACGACCTGGCCGAGCGCCGCGCGCGGAAAGCGGCGGAAGATGCGGCGCGAACAGCGGAGCACGCGGCGTCCGCCGCCGTGCGCGACGCGGAGCGAGCCGACGCACGGAGCGCGAAGGCGGAGGAACAGGCGAGGTCCTTGCGCGCGCGAGCCGACGACCTGCGCGTCGCGCTCGATCGTGCCGTGGCGGATGCGGAGGCGGCTGCATCCGACGCCGAACGCCTGCGCCGGGAGAGCGCCGAGGCACGATCGCGCGCGGGTGCCGCGGAGCGGGAAGCCGAGCGAGCGCGGAACGCCGTACCGTGGCGACCCTGA
- a CDS encoding hotdog fold thioesterase yields MTETTPPLDGIAWAMQRGNGALADKMGFEWVELTVDRAVATMPVAGNTQPVGLFHGGGYVVLGESLGSMSANLYAGPGKLAVGVDINATHTRSATSGHVTGVCTPIHLGRTMTVHEIVVSDDQGRRCSTIRITNLIKDAPAER; encoded by the coding sequence ATGACCGAAACGACGCCCCCGCTCGATGGGATCGCCTGGGCCATGCAGCGCGGCAACGGCGCACTGGCCGACAAGATGGGCTTCGAGTGGGTCGAGCTGACGGTCGATCGTGCCGTGGCGACCATGCCGGTGGCGGGCAACACGCAGCCGGTGGGCCTGTTCCACGGAGGCGGCTACGTCGTGCTCGGCGAGTCGCTGGGCTCCATGTCGGCGAACCTGTACGCCGGCCCCGGCAAGCTCGCCGTCGGAGTCGACATCAATGCGACGCACACCCGGTCCGCGACGTCTGGTCACGTCACGGGCGTCTGCACGCCGATCCACCTGGGCCGCACGATGACGGTGCACGAGATCGTCGTGAGCGACGATCAGGGTCGGCGGTGCTCCACCATCCGCATCACGAACCTCATCAAGGACGCGCCCGCCGAGCGCTGA
- a CDS encoding glutamate synthase subunit beta: MADPKGFLKVTERELPSRRPVPVRIMDWKEVYEPGDSAVLRRQAGRCMDCGVPFCHKGCPLGNLIPEWNDLTWRGEGRAAIERLHATNNFPEFTGRLCPAPCESSCVLGINQPPVTIKQVEVSIIDDAFAHGWVEPEPPERLTGKTVAVVGSGPAGLAAAQQLTRAGHTVAVFERDDRIGGLLRYGIPDFKMEKKHLESRLRQMQDEGTRFRAGVEIGRDISWSDLRTRYDAVVIATGSTVPRDLAIPGRDLAGVHYAMEYLVESNHAVAGDQVHNQISAEGKHVVVIGGGDTGADCIGTAHRQGALSVTNLAIGKQPPAERAENQPWPTTPTLFEISSAHEEGGERMFLASTVEFLANEVGEVRSLRVAETEYIDGRRVPKSGTEREIPADLVLIALGFTGPERTELETQLGTQFTNRGNVERAKDYQATTPGVFVAGDAGRGQSLIVWAIAEGRAAAASVDRYLMGDTALPSPVQPDDVAIGLQRA, encoded by the coding sequence GTGGCTGACCCGAAAGGTTTTCTGAAGGTCACGGAGCGGGAGCTTCCCTCTCGCCGACCGGTTCCGGTTCGCATCATGGACTGGAAAGAGGTGTACGAGCCGGGCGATTCCGCCGTGCTCCGCCGTCAGGCGGGTCGCTGCATGGACTGCGGTGTGCCGTTCTGCCACAAGGGCTGCCCGCTGGGCAACCTGATTCCGGAGTGGAACGACCTGACCTGGCGCGGGGAGGGCCGTGCGGCCATCGAGCGCCTGCACGCGACCAACAACTTCCCCGAGTTCACGGGCCGGCTGTGCCCGGCGCCGTGCGAGAGCTCGTGCGTGCTGGGCATCAACCAGCCGCCGGTCACGATCAAGCAGGTCGAGGTCTCGATCATCGACGATGCGTTCGCACACGGGTGGGTCGAGCCGGAGCCGCCGGAGCGTCTGACCGGAAAGACCGTTGCCGTCGTCGGTTCGGGTCCCGCGGGTCTGGCCGCCGCACAGCAGCTGACGCGCGCGGGGCACACGGTTGCCGTCTTCGAGCGCGACGACCGCATCGGCGGACTTCTGCGCTACGGCATCCCGGACTTCAAGATGGAGAAGAAGCACCTCGAGTCGCGCCTGCGGCAGATGCAAGACGAGGGCACCCGTTTCCGCGCCGGAGTCGAGATCGGCCGTGACATCAGCTGGTCCGACCTGCGCACGCGCTACGACGCGGTCGTCATCGCGACCGGCTCGACCGTGCCGCGCGACCTCGCCATCCCCGGCCGGGATCTGGCGGGCGTGCACTACGCGATGGAGTACCTCGTCGAGTCCAACCACGCGGTGGCCGGCGACCAGGTGCACAACCAGATCTCCGCCGAAGGCAAGCACGTCGTCGTCATCGGCGGCGGCGACACCGGCGCGGACTGCATCGGAACGGCGCACCGGCAGGGCGCCCTCAGCGTCACGAACCTCGCCATCGGAAAGCAGCCGCCGGCGGAGCGCGCCGAGAACCAGCCGTGGCCGACGACGCCGACCCTGTTCGAGATCTCCTCTGCGCACGAAGAGGGCGGCGAGCGGATGTTCCTCGCTTCCACGGTCGAGTTCCTTGCGAACGAGGTCGGCGAGGTGCGCTCGCTGCGCGTCGCGGAGACCGAGTACATCGACGGACGCCGCGTACCCAAGAGCGGCACCGAGCGGGAGATCCCGGCGGACCTCGTGCTCATCGCGCTCGGCTTCACGGGCCCGGAGCGCACCGAGCTGGAGACGCAGCTGGGCACGCAGTTCACGAACCGGGGCAACGTCGAACGCGCGAAGGACTACCAGGCCACCACGCCCGGCGTGTTCGTCGCCGGCGACGCGGGTCGCGGACAGTCCCTCATCGTGTGGGCGATCGCGGAAGGCCGCGCGGCGGCAGCATCCGTGGACCGTTACCTCATGGGAGACACCGCTCTGCCCTCGCCCGTTCAACCGGACGATGTCGCCATCGGGCTGCAGCGCGCGTAG
- the pyk gene encoding pyruvate kinase, giving the protein MRRAKIVATLGPATSSYEMVRAIIDAGVDVARLNLSHGDYSVHDANFANVRRAADDAGRAVAVLVDLQGPKIRLGKFAEGPHFLAVGDIFKITVEDILGTKEIVSTTFKGLPQDVKPGDFLLIDDGKVRVEVVETDGVVVTTKVIVAGPVSNNKGINLPGVAVNVPALSDKDEADLRWGLRAGADVIALSFVRSAEDVDRVHEIMAEEGLRIPVIAKIEKPQAVDNLEEIIDAFDGIMVARGDLGVELPLEAVPIVQKRAVELCRRMAKPVIVATQMLESMIDNPVPTRAETSDVANAVLDGADAVMLSGETSVGKYPVGVVETMARIVASTEEHGLDRILPLNTKPRTQGGAITLAAMEVAEFVEAKWLCIFTESGDTARRMSRLRPHIPMMAFTPDPAIRRRMALTWGIRSSLVEHVPHTDRMFMQVDDFFLSHGLAVEGDKVVVISGSPPGIAGSTNDIRIHRIGDAVNGLAPIYKSGE; this is encoded by the coding sequence ATGAGACGCGCGAAAATCGTCGCAACCCTCGGCCCGGCAACATCGTCCTACGAGATGGTCCGCGCGATCATCGACGCAGGTGTAGACGTTGCCCGCCTCAACCTTTCCCACGGGGATTACTCCGTGCACGACGCGAACTTCGCGAACGTGCGTCGGGCCGCGGATGACGCGGGCCGGGCGGTCGCCGTCCTCGTCGACCTCCAGGGTCCGAAGATCCGTCTCGGCAAGTTCGCCGAAGGACCTCACTTCCTCGCTGTCGGCGACATCTTCAAGATCACGGTCGAAGACATCCTCGGCACGAAGGAGATCGTCTCGACGACCTTCAAGGGCCTGCCTCAGGACGTGAAGCCGGGTGACTTCCTCCTGATCGACGACGGCAAGGTGCGCGTCGAGGTCGTCGAGACCGATGGTGTCGTCGTCACCACGAAGGTGATCGTCGCCGGCCCCGTCTCGAACAACAAGGGCATCAACCTGCCCGGCGTCGCGGTCAACGTGCCGGCCCTGTCCGACAAGGACGAGGCCGACCTTCGCTGGGGCCTCCGCGCCGGCGCCGACGTGATCGCCCTCTCCTTCGTGCGCAGCGCAGAGGACGTGGATCGTGTTCACGAGATCATGGCCGAGGAAGGCCTGCGCATCCCGGTCATCGCCAAGATCGAGAAGCCGCAGGCCGTCGACAACCTCGAAGAGATCATCGACGCGTTCGATGGCATCATGGTCGCCCGCGGCGACCTCGGTGTCGAGCTTCCGCTGGAGGCCGTGCCGATCGTGCAGAAGCGTGCGGTCGAGCTCTGCCGCCGGATGGCGAAGCCCGTCATCGTCGCCACCCAGATGCTCGAGTCGATGATCGACAACCCGGTGCCCACGCGCGCTGAGACGTCCGACGTCGCGAACGCCGTGCTCGACGGTGCGGATGCGGTCATGCTCTCGGGCGAGACCAGCGTCGGCAAGTACCCGGTGGGTGTCGTCGAGACGATGGCGCGCATCGTGGCCTCGACCGAGGAGCACGGTCTCGACCGCATCCTGCCGCTCAACACGAAGCCCCGCACCCAGGGCGGCGCGATCACGCTCGCCGCGATGGAGGTCGCGGAGTTCGTCGAGGCGAAGTGGCTCTGTATCTTCACCGAGTCCGGTGACACCGCGCGGCGCATGTCGCGTCTGCGCCCGCACATCCCGATGATGGCGTTCACGCCCGACCCGGCGATTCGTCGTCGGATGGCGCTGACGTGGGGCATCCGTTCGTCTCTCGTCGAGCACGTGCCGCACACCGACCGGATGTTCATGCAGGTCGATGATTTCTTCCTCTCGCACGGCCTGGCCGTCGAGGGCGACAAGGTCGTCGTGATCTCCGGTTCCCCTCCCGGAATCGCGGGTTCGACCAACGACATCCGCATCCACCGGATCGGCGACGCCGTCAACGGCCTCGCGCCCATCTACAAGTCGGGCGAGTAG
- a CDS encoding NADPH:quinone reductase yields the protein MRAIVYSRTGASSVLSIVEREPATPGPGEVRVRVAVSGVNPTDWKARAGNGAAPDFAEIVPNQDGAGVVDAVGGDVTHVAVGDRVWVYLAAHQRPTGTAQERTVLPARHVVRLPDGTGFDVGASLGVPAMTAHRALTVHEFGPVRLSPGALDGRVVLVQGGAGAVGHAAIQLAVWAGATVIATVSSEAKAALARAAGAHHVLQYPDEQLSTRIRDLAPNGVDHIVEVAPAVNAALDVEVAANHASVAYYANNNGNDFTAPIVASFAKNIRWQGLLLYTVGEPALDAAAQDITAALDDGALPVGAASGLPLTWFDLDDTAAAHDAVAQGEIGKVLIRVSADVPE from the coding sequence ATGAGAGCAATCGTCTACTCCCGCACCGGTGCCTCTTCGGTCCTTTCCATTGTCGAGCGGGAGCCGGCGACGCCCGGTCCGGGTGAGGTCCGCGTGCGCGTCGCCGTCTCGGGCGTGAACCCGACCGACTGGAAGGCGCGCGCCGGCAACGGTGCTGCTCCCGACTTCGCCGAGATCGTCCCGAATCAGGACGGCGCGGGCGTCGTCGACGCGGTCGGAGGCGATGTCACGCACGTCGCCGTCGGCGATCGCGTGTGGGTGTACCTCGCCGCTCACCAGCGACCCACCGGAACCGCCCAGGAACGGACGGTGCTGCCGGCCCGTCACGTCGTCCGCTTGCCGGACGGCACCGGCTTCGACGTCGGAGCGAGCCTCGGAGTGCCGGCGATGACCGCGCACCGTGCGCTGACGGTTCACGAGTTCGGACCCGTCCGCCTCTCCCCCGGCGCGCTCGACGGGCGTGTCGTGCTCGTGCAGGGAGGCGCGGGCGCCGTCGGTCACGCGGCGATCCAGCTTGCGGTCTGGGCCGGTGCCACCGTGATCGCCACGGTGAGCAGCGAGGCGAAAGCCGCTCTCGCCCGCGCCGCCGGCGCCCATCACGTCCTTCAGTACCCGGACGAGCAGCTGTCGACCCGCATCCGGGACCTCGCCCCGAACGGCGTCGACCACATCGTCGAGGTCGCCCCGGCCGTCAACGCCGCTCTCGATGTCGAGGTCGCGGCCAACCACGCCAGCGTCGCGTATTACGCCAACAACAACGGGAACGACTTCACGGCGCCGATCGTCGCGAGCTTCGCGAAGAACATCCGTTGGCAGGGACTCCTGCTCTACACCGTCGGCGAACCCGCCCTCGACGCCGCCGCACAGGACATCACCGCGGCTCTCGACGACGGTGCGCTGCCGGTCGGCGCCGCGTCCGGACTTCCGCTCACATGGTTCGATCTGGACGACACCGCTGCGGCACACGATGCCGTCGCGCAGGGTGAGATCGGCAAAGTACTGATCCGCGTTTCCGCAGACGTGCCGGAGTAG